Proteins from a genomic interval of Merismopedia glauca CCAP 1448/3:
- a CDS encoding DUF6876 family protein — translation MYITQGINHLVAENKCMWLVNAIFSYQPQLRKKPDLVEFQLWELTVDLEKSTAVLTGKADSNLEPSVEQHIEYTDYPEKGAKFYVCDDVLMLPEEY, via the coding sequence ATGTACATAACCCAAGGAATAAACCACTTAGTTGCAGAAAATAAATGTATGTGGCTGGTTAATGCCATTTTCAGCTACCAACCACAGTTACGCAAAAAGCCAGATTTAGTCGAGTTCCAGTTATGGGAACTCACTGTAGATTTAGAGAAATCGACGGCAGTATTGACTGGCAAAGCTGATAGCAATCTTGAGCCATCCGTAGAACAGCACATTGAGTACACCGATTATCCCGAAAAAGGAGCTAAATTCTACGTCTGCGATGATGTGCTGATGCTGCCCGAAGAATATTGA